GAATATCTAGAACACCGAgttcaaaatataaaccaattttCCATTATCAAAGGCCGTATAATTTAAGATTGAAGCATGATAAAGTGTTCTAATTAGACCAAATTAATACACATACTGATGTTCTAGCTGTTATAACTGATGCTGTCTAAGAACTGACGAAAAATCCCACACACCATCTTGCCTAAACTGGCAGTGTGtaagaaatgtttaacataatCTGTATTTTATGGTGCTGAGCGTGtgtaacacaaattatttaaatcatttgaccCTGTCATAAGTGATCGTTCGAACACCGTTTCTTCTTCTTCATAttttaagttgatttttttaaatagatatgATTTTGTAATGGATTAAAGGCTTGTAAACCAATTCTTTTATAAGTATGTGGATTGTTATCGAAGTCGACCCTGAACTGTATTTATTGCCAAATTCATAGTTGATAAATGGTCGTAGCTACGTCAAAAATAGTGGTATGTTACCcctatcaaacttgacctgtgtTCTAAAATGTTAAGCATGTGCAGCAAATAATATCTTAATCGATCGACCCTTCTATGATTAGGCTTCAAGACAAGACCGTACGACTAACAACTGACAATTTTTGCATACTTTTTTGTGGCAGTatagaaaacaaagaaaaacgaGTATATCCATCCTAGCTAGCATTCACACATCGTCCCGACATCAACCCGATGCCACAAGCGACCAGATATGGGTTTTTGTCGTCTCGCCGCCATGAGACCGCTTCACAACCGACTAAGCACCGTTTTCTGTTGCGATATCATcgtattattttcatcatttcacAATATAATAGAGTGGACTTTGTGCTTATAACGTTGACTCAAAGATTGAAATAATAGTTTAGTTTATTCTGTTTATCCTCCAAATGTGAAGAGAAGTATagtttatatacacatacacaaaaatatacaatacaatacaaagtatggacatagaaaaataacaacaaaaaacaaacaaacacacaaacgtTATGGACACATATAAAGCATAaggttatttacaatatatacaaataatacattgccTATATCATTTGACAGGAACTGACGCTTAtcgtttgattgaaataaagtcCGTTTACAATTGTGTTGTGGTTACAATggcatttattgtcaatttatattttttgcaaaatttgacacTACAATAAAGCACTGGATTCGACATTCATCAGTAATGTCAAGATTGGTGAATCCTCTTAACATCTCAACAAGTTGATGGTTcagatttaataaaatcaagcgTCTAAAATGTTCTTCACCTAAGAGGTTTATAAGTTTGGACCATAGCCGGCAtcgttcattttcaaaatatggacAAAAGAACACCTTATGCAgaacaatttcatttgttaCTGCATTACAATGATAGCATGTAATGAAATACTTCCGTGCAaaaaatttacataataaacCGAACATTGAGAAACATTGCTTTTTATAGACTGGGAAGCTTTTTAGAAATCGCCATATCAGACAAAATTCATAATTGGAGTGAAAAAGGGAGAATAGTTTGAGGTTTTCGTCATTGTGTACTCTACTTTTCCACGATTTTGTCACATGTTCATCAATGGCTGATTTGCAAATTCTTTTCCAAACGAATTTGTTTGGAAACACGGAAGACTTAGAAAATTCTGTTAAGTATGATGTGAGTTCGTATTTACCTAGAATACTATATATATCAGGGATAAATCCCTGAGCTTTTATAGGTTGTGATATAAACGATAAAAGTCTGTTGACAAagacttttttaattttcatatttggaTCAGCGTGACATAATTGACATAAGAATGCTAATTTTTT
The DNA window shown above is from Mya arenaria isolate MELC-2E11 chromosome 6, ASM2691426v1 and carries:
- the LOC128238888 gene encoding uncharacterized protein LOC128238888, giving the protein MVCACPTSADDMVIISNVKRGLDDLLDVCFHHAGKERYYYNPSKCKVLVFNENKKSPRTWKLGDYLINESDSYNHLGILCNKQLNINENISESCHKLRKTFFSVTNCGIGKNGLNPITSIRIYETKVLSAALYGSELWSGVTSNQLLPLERIHRQCIKWIQGVPKESRTDIALSCLGIQPIQNFIDSKKLAFLCQLCHADPNMKIKKVFVNRLLSFISQPIKAQGFIPDIYSILGKYELTSYLTEFSKSSVFPNKFVWKRICKSAIDEHVTKSWKSRVHNDENLKLFSLFHSNYEFCLIWRFLKSFPVYKKQCFSMFGLLCKFFARKYFITCYHCNAVTNEIVLHKVFFCPYFENERCRLWSKLINLLGEEHFRRLILLNLNHQLVEMLRGFTNLDITDECRIQCFIVVSNFAKNIN